The Streptomyces kanamyceticus DNA segment GAACTTCTGCTGGTTCCTCGACCTGCCCAGGTCGCCCTCCTTCTCCTGGTGGCGCTGGCGCACGAAGGCGAGCGCCTGCTTGCCGTTGAGGCGGTGGCAGCCCTTGCGCAGGTCGGCACCCGACTTCTTGTCCTTGATGTCCCGGTCCAGACACATCCGTACGCCGCCGACGGCATCGACGATGTTCACGAACCCGGCGAAGCCGATCTCCGCGTAGTGGTCGATGCGCAGCCCGGTGTTCTTCTCCACGGTGTGCACGAGGAGTTCGGGGCCGCCGTAGGAGAACGCGGCGTTGAGCTTGTCCCGCTCGGTCCGCTTGAACTTGCCCGTCAAGGTGTCGAGGCGTCCCGGCACCTTGACCCAGGAGTCGCGCGGCAGGCTGACCAGGCTGGTGCCGTGGGCGCCGGTGTGCAGCAGCATCATCGAGTCGGTGCGCCGCCCGCCGCCCCCGCCCGCGTGCAGGTCCTGCACGTCGTCGTCGGAGAGCCCGTCGCGGCTGTCGGAGCCCACGATGAGGTAGTTGGTGCCCGCTCCGGCGGGCGGACGGTCCTCGTACGCGCTGAGGTCGACATCACGCTGGAGCCGGGTCTCAGCCCAGCCGTACGTGCCACCCACCGCGAGGACCACGAGGCCCGCGACGGCGAGCACCGTCCGCCGCAGCCGCCTGCGCGTCTTCGACCGGCGGGCATGGGCGCGCCGGGGCCCATAGCGGGAGCTGGGGCGTTCGGCGAAGTCGGCGAACCGTTCACGCGCGCCGGGACCTTCCGGGACCGGACTTTCCGGAACTGGGCCTTCCGGGACCGGATCTGTCATGGTCGACTCCCTTGCAGGCTCCGCCGCGCCTCGTCGGGCGGCGTTTCGAGCAGATACGGGTCCGCGGTCCCCGTGCGCTTCATGCTGTGCCACTTCAGGCGGGTGCCGAGCAGCGCCGTGGCCACGGAGTGGATGACCACCAGGTACATCAACTGCCGGTAGACGAACTGCTGGAGCGGAAGGACCCACAGCACGCGCAGCCGTTCGCGGTCGAGCCGCAGCGCGTACGCGGCGGTGATCAACTGGACGGAAAGGAAGCCGAACCAGACGAGGGCGGCCTCCACGGGGTCCCTGAACACCGCCCCGAACAGGGCGAACATGTCCACGACCGGCGCGCACAGCGGCAGCACGATCTGGAACAACGTGACGTAGAGCATGACGCGGCGGCCGAAGCGTCCCGCCGGGCCGACCTCCACCGCCGCGTGCCGGTGCTTCCACATCGCCTGGAGCGTGCCGTAGCACCAGCGGTAGCGC contains these protein-coding regions:
- a CDS encoding LCP family protein is translated as MTDPVPEGPVPESPVPEGPGARERFADFAERPSSRYGPRRAHARRSKTRRRLRRTVLAVAGLVVLAVGGTYGWAETRLQRDVDLSAYEDRPPAGAGTNYLIVGSDSRDGLSDDDVQDLHAGGGGGRRTDSMMLLHTGAHGTSLVSLPRDSWVKVPGRLDTLTGKFKRTERDKLNAAFSYGGPELLVHTVEKNTGLRIDHYAEIGFAGFVNIVDAVGGVRMCLDRDIKDKKSGADLRKGCHRLNGKQALAFVRQRHQEKEGDLGRSRNQQKFLSALAQQAAEPGTLLDPTAIGPAAQAGLDTLIVDKDMSLRDLSSMFRAVQGVAGGKGKQIGVPVSGFGVPTSKGNVLKWDAEKSARLFDDLRHDRPMR